One segment of Streptomyces bathyalis DNA contains the following:
- a CDS encoding acyl-CoA carboxylase subunit beta, with protein MSEQESPDIHTTAGKIADFERRAAEATHAGSQRAVEKQHAKGKLTARERVDLLLDEGSFTELDEFARHRSTNFGLEKNRPYGDGVVTGYGTVDGRPVCVYSQDFTIFGGSLGEVYGEKIVKVMDFALKNGCPIIGINDGGGARIQEGVVALGLFAEIFRRNVHASGVVPQISLIVGPCAGGAVYSPAITDFTVMVDQTSHMFITGPDVIKTVTGEDVGFEELGGARTHNATSGVAHHMSGDEKDAIEYVKALLSYLPSNNLSEPPVFPEDADLETSDEDRELDTLIPDSANQPYDMHSAIEHVLDDGEFLETQALFAPNIITGFGRIEGQSVGVVANQPMQFAGCLNIDASEKAARFVRTCDAYNVPVLTFVDVPGFLPGTDQEYDGIIRRGAKLIYAYAEATVPLVTVITRKAFGGAYDVMGSKHLGADLNFAWPTAQIAVMGAQGAVNILYRKRLAGVENDEEREGLRAELTQEYEDALLNPYAAAERGYVDAVIMPSETRRHITRGLRTLRSKREQLPPKKHGNIPL; from the coding sequence ATGTCCGAGCAGGAGAGCCCAGACATCCACACGACCGCGGGCAAGATCGCGGATTTCGAACGCCGCGCTGCGGAGGCGACGCACGCGGGTTCGCAGCGCGCGGTGGAGAAACAGCACGCCAAGGGGAAACTGACCGCGCGTGAGCGCGTCGATCTGCTGCTCGACGAGGGCAGCTTCACGGAGCTGGACGAGTTCGCCCGTCACCGCTCCACCAACTTCGGCCTGGAGAAGAACCGTCCGTACGGCGACGGTGTCGTCACCGGCTACGGCACGGTCGACGGCCGTCCCGTCTGCGTCTATTCGCAGGACTTCACGATCTTCGGCGGGTCGCTGGGCGAGGTGTACGGGGAGAAGATCGTCAAGGTCATGGACTTCGCCCTGAAGAACGGCTGTCCGATCATCGGGATCAACGACGGTGGCGGCGCCCGCATCCAGGAAGGGGTCGTGGCGCTCGGCCTGTTCGCGGAGATCTTCCGCAGGAACGTGCACGCCTCCGGCGTCGTCCCGCAGATCAGCCTCATCGTCGGCCCGTGCGCCGGCGGCGCCGTCTACTCCCCCGCGATCACCGACTTCACGGTGATGGTGGATCAGACCTCGCACATGTTCATCACCGGGCCCGACGTCATCAAGACGGTCACCGGCGAGGACGTGGGCTTCGAGGAACTGGGCGGCGCCCGCACGCACAACGCCACGTCCGGCGTCGCGCACCACATGTCGGGCGACGAGAAGGACGCCATCGAGTACGTCAAGGCGCTGCTGTCCTACCTGCCGTCGAACAACCTCTCCGAGCCCCCGGTCTTCCCCGAGGACGCGGACCTCGAGACCTCCGACGAGGACCGCGAGCTGGACACGCTCATCCCGGACTCCGCGAACCAGCCCTACGACATGCACTCCGCGATCGAGCACGTCCTCGACGACGGTGAATTCCTGGAGACGCAGGCGCTGTTCGCCCCGAACATCATCACCGGGTTCGGACGGATCGAGGGCCAGTCCGTGGGTGTGGTGGCCAACCAGCCGATGCAGTTCGCCGGTTGCCTCAACATCGACGCCAGCGAGAAGGCGGCACGCTTCGTGCGCACCTGCGACGCGTACAACGTGCCCGTCCTCACCTTCGTCGACGTCCCTGGCTTCCTGCCGGGCACGGACCAGGAGTACGACGGCATCATCCGGCGCGGCGCCAAGCTCATCTACGCCTACGCGGAGGCGACGGTGCCGCTGGTCACCGTGATCACGCGGAAGGCCTTCGGCGGCGCGTACGACGTCATGGGCTCCAAGCACCTCGGCGCCGACCTCAACTTCGCATGGCCCACGGCGCAGATCGCCGTCATGGGCGCTCAGGGCGCGGTCAACATCCTCTACCGCAAGCGGCTCGCCGGCGTGGAGAACGACGAGGAACGGGAGGGACTGCGGGCTGAGTTGACGCAGGAGTACGAGGACGCGCTGCTGAATCCGTATGCCGCGGCCGAACGCGGGTATGTGGACGCTGTGATCATGCCGTCCGAGACCCGCCGTCACATCACCCGCGGTCTGCGCACGCTCCGTTCGAAGCGCGAGCAGCTGCCCCCGAAGAAGCACGGCAACATCCCGCTGTGA
- a CDS encoding acyl-CoA carboxylase subunit epsilon, translating into MLDPTTEEQGENPPFPPIKVVRGNPTPEELAAALAVVRARAAAVAPQAPDSRTADEWSDPARTVPRRVPHPGPKAWRTAFWPA; encoded by the coding sequence ATGCTCGACCCGACGACAGAGGAGCAGGGGGAGAACCCGCCGTTCCCGCCGATCAAGGTGGTGCGGGGCAATCCGACCCCTGAGGAGCTGGCCGCCGCGCTCGCGGTGGTCAGGGCGCGGGCGGCCGCGGTGGCCCCGCAGGCGCCGGATTCCCGGACCGCCGACGAGTGGTCGGACCCAGCCCGTACGGTCCCGCGCCGTGTCCCTCACCCGGGCCCGAAGGCGTGGCGAACGGCGTTCTGGCCCGCCTGA
- the mmpB gene encoding morphogenic membrane protein MmpB, protein MLWSDPRDEPPKEMRATLAMLRRLYWLLPVVVIASVVLANVRPDA, encoded by the coding sequence ATGCTGTGGTCCGACCCCCGCGACGAGCCTCCGAAGGAGATGCGCGCGACGCTGGCGATGCTGCGGCGCCTTTACTGGTTGCTGCCCGTCGTCGTGATCGCCTCCGTCGTGCTGGCCAACGTCAGGCCGGACGCCTAG
- a CDS encoding Maf family protein, translated as MASSSASSSQQPQPRQPVRRLVLASASPARLSLLRQAGFSPDVIVSGVDEDGLSAPTPGELARVLAEAKAQAVAALPEAADALVIGCDSVLELDGEPLGKPADAEEATARWKAMRGRSGVLQTGHCVLDSRDSTGTSATASTTVHFGEPTDEEIAAYVATGEPVHVAGAFTLDGRSAPFIKGIEGDHGTVIGLSLPLLRDLLAQMGVGITDLWS; from the coding sequence ATGGCCTCTTCTTCCGCTTCTTCCTCGCAGCAGCCGCAGCCCCGGCAGCCGGTGCGCCGGCTCGTCCTCGCCTCCGCGTCCCCGGCCCGGCTGAGCCTGCTGCGGCAGGCGGGATTCTCGCCGGACGTGATCGTCAGCGGCGTGGACGAGGACGGGTTGTCCGCGCCGACGCCCGGCGAACTGGCGCGGGTGCTCGCGGAGGCGAAGGCGCAGGCCGTCGCGGCACTCCCGGAGGCCGCCGACGCGCTCGTGATCGGCTGCGACTCCGTGCTGGAGCTGGACGGTGAGCCGCTGGGCAAGCCCGCCGACGCGGAGGAGGCGACGGCGCGCTGGAAGGCGATGCGCGGGCGCTCAGGCGTGCTGCAGACCGGGCACTGCGTCCTCGACAGCCGTGACAGCACGGGCACTTCGGCGACGGCCTCCACGACCGTGCACTTCGGCGAGCCCACCGACGAGGAGATCGCCGCCTACGTGGCGACGGGCGAACCCGTGCACGTCGCGGGCGCGTTCACGCTCGATGGCCGCTCGGCGCCGTTCATCAAGGGCATCGAGGGGGACCACGGAACGGTGATCGGGCTCTCGCTGCCGCTGCTGCGCGATCTCCTCGCGCAAATGGGCGTCGGCATCACGGACTTGTGGTCCTGA